The stretch of DNA TGCGTACACACACCACGAAATATATCCagacacatgtaaataaataaatataatagaaagATGAACTGCTAAAGCAACTTAGGTGGTAAAGGTTGCCAAAGAAGGAGAATTGAATCCTTTTCATGGAAGACAAGTTGATTGTTGTTAGACATGAGTCACAGCCCCGGCAAGCTTGCTAATACACTTTGTACTGCCTTTGACGGAGGTGGGGTTTATTCTTGAACAAGCCGCCCTGCCTGGCTGATGAAGATTCAGGGCACAGGTAATGCATCTGTAAGCTGTGTCTGTTAAGTCCGTTCCAGGCCCAGTTTCAATATGTCACCGTTATTAACCAAGCCATGTGTATGGTATAGACTCTTAGTATCTGGATGTTTTCCTCACTCACcccatttgtctgtgtgtttgtgcatgctcatgtgcatgcatgtttgcgtGTGTACAGGCACATACATGGGGTGTGTGTGACTACATACGCATGTGGAGGCCCGAGGTTGATAGCTAGAGTAATTTTCAATCACTCTCTCACCTTATGCaatgagccagggtctctcaatcaaccCAGAATTCATGGATATGGCTAGTCTCCCTAGCCAGCTCACTCTagggatcctctgtctctgcctagaGGCTAGAGTTACagctgcaccaccatgcccatctggCACTTGCATGGGTtccaggatctgaactctggttttcATGCTGGCTCACCAAGCTCCTAAGTCCTGAGCCATGTCCCCGCCCTGTCAGTGTCCAGGTTTTAAGTCAGGAAACTAAAGGCTGCAAACGTGGGGAGAAACTTGTCCAGGCTCACGTCCAGTAAGTGGCAGCTGGCATCTTGGTCTCATCAGGAGTGTTCCTATCGACTGTGCTGGTTAGTGCTAGCAACATGAAAGACTTTAGGATCAGCTGAGAGATGGGCCTTTGGGCATGCCTGTGCAGGGATTACCTTGATTATATTAATTGATTTTAATTGTGGGTGGACCCACTTCCCTGGGCAGGGAATCCTGGACTgtgtgaaaggaaaagaaagcggAGCACCCCCATGCCtgcattcatttctgtttcctgataCAGTGTGATCAGCTGCTCCAGCCTCCTGTGGTCTTGAATTCTCTGCCAAGATGGACCAGGCCTGATCAAAACTTCACTCCCTTAGGTTGCTTCTGTCAGGACACTTTATCATGTGGACAGAAAGGGAAACACTGACTCTGGGCTATTGTCCACACTCCATCTCCTCACTCTGGGGACAGAAGACTGGCAGCCCCCTTCCTGCAGGCTGTGAGGAGGAGAAACAGCACGGGGTGGATAATTTGAACTCTTGGAGATCCTCAGGGCAACCAGAGGCTCTGAGTCACTTCCACGGGTGTACAGCTGCACCCTAGACCGTGCCGCACTGACATTCGGGTTGGCTTTACATGATCATCATTCTTTTGCCACGTTCGTGCTTGCAAACCAATACACTCCATTCTATTAGAAAAAGTGATTTCCCATAGAAGGGAAACTCTCTCGAGTTCTTTGTATGATAGcactttaattaaaatagaatcgACAGGGCtggaaggtggctcagcagttaagagcactgactgcttttccagacgACCTGGGTTCTAGgaccagcactcacatgactgttcacaaccacctgtgaccaagttccaggacacctgacgccctcttctggactctgcagacaTTAGGagagacgtacatgcaggcaaaacacccatacacataaaataggttttgtttttgagatggagtctcgcTGTCAGGTCCGAATTCTGGCGATCAAACAAATCCAGCGTTCCTCAGAAATTACCAAAGGAGCCAAACCCCTTCTcactggcagaagggacaaatggctATCTGTGGTGCCTACTCGCATaccagcatgcatgtggtgcctACTCGCATATCAGCatgcatgctggcctccaggctcctgcagaACCACAAGTACCAGTTACACACTTCAGAGTGCACACTGGCTTCCTGGCTCTTCCCCCATCCCTTACCCTACACTTCTCCAGCCCATGGGCTTCCCGCTCCCCAGCTTCTCTTCTCATCCTTCCTATACCCTTCCTACTTCAGCCGTGCCCGCTATTGGTCTCCTCCGCTAGAGTTCTCTTtgccttcctctctcactctccccccTCATGGCAGGCCCAGTCTGCTGGCCATGGCAATCcacttctttctctgcctgctctAGACTTTTCCAGATGTCTCTGGTCATACTCTCCCTTATAGCGACAATAGGAACTTTCCACTTAACCATACCTTGGAGTGGTCATGCAGTCAGTTTATATACTTGCTATGTAccgaaaaatattttttattctaagCCAGACATGATGCTGtctgtcttcaatcccagcactcaagagacagaggcaggaggatctctgtgagtcccaggccagcctggtctacattgcaagttccaggctagtcagggctacatagtgagactctgtctcaaaaaaaaaaaaattttttttttttacaatagaaTCAGTGGAAGGTTAGTCTGGTGGTACATACTTGTAACCTCATGAAGGCAGAAGATCAGGGATTCAATGTCATCCTGAATGTTGCTACAtatggagttcaaggctagcctgggctacttgaggccctgtctcaaaataataactaTCATCTTCAGAATCAACaatatcattttttaatattttattacctttgtttttgtttgttttttttttttttccaagacaggtttctctgtaactttggaggctgttctggaactcgctttatagaccaggctggcctcgaactcacagagattcacctgcctctgcctcccgagtgctgggattaaaggcgtgtgtcaccccCACTgagctttttattacattttaatgtatttcatgcatatgtgtgtgggcgtGCATGTGACGTGGCGCATGTGTGAGGTCAGAGCGTGACTTTCAGAAGTCAGTCCTTCCCTTCTGCCGTGCAGGTCGCagagatgaaactcaggttgTCGAGCTTGGCATCCGCTGTCTTTATTCACTTatctttaatttatcttttttcctttgggggagcggttcaagacagggtttctctgtgtagccctggctgtcctggaactcactttgtagaccaggctggccccataTTCACAAatacctgcctgcttctgcctcccaagtggacACTGTCTTTCTTAACTCGTTTTTCTCAACCATCCTTATCTTACCTACCCAAACGTCCACCAAGTGAGCTGAAGCACCCGCCAATCTTTATAAAGATGCTCCCAGGGGGCTAAAGAGGTAGCTCGGGAGTAGAGAGCACTCCCTGGTTGCTctattcccagcattctcatggtggttcacaaccatctctgtAACTTCAGATCCAGGAGATtcgatttcttcttctttcctccaaaGCCACCATcaagcatgcatgcagtgcacagacatacatgcaggcaaaatgcacacacacacacacacaacatagaTAAAACTTAAAGGGGAGagcttttttttctggaagaaattTTGTGATCTTTTGTAATAGTTCCATAAGTAGATTCGTTATTCCTCTCCAGATGGCCTTTTGCCTACAGGAACTGGCCTCACCGTGGGGGAACGGCCACACCTCTGGACTTGAACCTCTGAGGGAAAGCGAAAGGGAGCCAgggaggagaggatgtggaaaggaaagagggaggaaaaagagacgGTCTAGAAGAGAGCAGGGTGTAgcagaggaagggggggggggggggggggggggggggaatatgCCTTAATCCATTCCTTTCTCAGAGGAAAACAAATTCTCTTGGTGGGAAGCGCAGAGACACTTAAATACCAAAGCTAACAGGCAGTGGCCTGGTTGTGACAATAGTACTAAGGTCTTGAGAGGATTTCTTCACAGTGAGTATCTTCTTCTCAGTCCCCATCATTCACCTCTCTAGAGCACAGCGCATTTGCCCTAACCTCCCCCGGGAGCCTCTGCCATCTGAATGGCCAGCGCCTCCATCAGTCTCAGTGAGGACCCCCCAGAGTTTCTGCTAGTCGCCGGCCTAGGTACATTTTGTAACGAGCAGAATGTTCTCGACAGCTTGAGGCGCAGAGGAACACAGCTTCCCCATTCCATTTCCAACTTACAGTATGAAAGTAAAAAAGTACACCAATTAAATTCTTGGGAGGAGGAGTAGCGGGGGCGAGATGAGCGGGAGGCTGCGGTGATGCCTGTTGCCCAGCAACAGCAGCCCAAGCCAAACATCCAGCAAAGCCCAGGGAGCCGCCTCCAGCAGCAGGAGGCGTGCACGACACCAAGTCGCTCAAGCCGCGGAGGCGGCGGACAGATAGATACATTCCAGGATGGATGCCCTGGGTCCACATCCCCGCCTTCCCTCCCTGGCACATCTCATTCAGTCAACAATTTCCCAACGTGGGCCTGGTGGCCGTGGAAAGCGAGCCAGCCTTTTTCTTCTTAGTTATTTAGAATTTCTTTCCGACAGAAGCAAAAGGCTCAGTTCCAGCTTTCAAGCCCAATAGGGACATTGCCAATCAGAGCCaggccaaggctagcctggagcgTGTGCGAGTTTGCTAGGCGGCGGGTGGCCACAGTGTGGGTGGAAGCTTCCATGGAAAGGAaacagtgccctctgctggcggTGCGCCGCAGGGTCAATGCGTCAGGTTTCAGGTATCTCCAAAATCTTGTGGTCTGGGATGCTGAAACAGAACCTCTGTCTTGAACTCCGGTGTGCCCTCAGAAGAAATCATCGATTGGACAGGAGAAAAACCGAGGCAAGAAGGAGACATGAATAGGCTAGACACGAGGATAAGCGCTGGAACTGTGGTTCTATGGGGGAGAGGGGGATGCTCTAGCTAACTAGGAGGGTGGAGCACAGAAATCTCGTTATTCCCCCTTGGAAAATCCAGCACAGTACCAAGGTTCACTTAGCCGGAAGATGGCAGTTGTCTCTATCCACACCCCTAACTAAGCTCGAAGTGCTTTGAAATCCACAACTTTCCATTGACTTAGTGGACAGTGTCAGGTGTGGTTCTAATAACACCGTGACGGAAGCATGCAGAGGACACTGTGTAGGGCAATAGGCAGAAATTAGTAGCTTCCAAGAGAGCTGGCTCTTCTATGGGCTTGGAGTCCGGGCCCGCCCACAGGGTTCAAAGCAACAGCAGCAAAGCACAATGTTAGAAGCCGCAATGGCCTCATATGATCcccatatgtttttgtttttttttttacaaaatgacACAATGTGAACATTGTTCTGTGCTCAATAGCCTGACTGTTACAACTAACATTTTTAGTATGAATACGACGATTTAAAATTCCCAGCCAGTTGCACTGAGTGACAGAACGCACCAGAAAACAAACCCGGAAGCAGATTTCTCACTTTGGAGTCAGTGgtattaaatacacacacacacacacacacacacacacacacacacacacacacgccttttaATATGTCTAACTTCCAAAATACCCTGAGCTTTTGCGAGCAAATATTCTTATCCCGGTATTTGCAGCTTCGACACTCAAGCTGGTCTCATGTTCATCTGCAGAACTGGTCCTGTGCACTCAGGGCTCCTGCACAAATGGAGAGGGATTTGTCCTGTGTTTGGGGCTATCACAGACCACCCGAGGTCAGCCTTTCCCCAATACAGTACAAGTCCTCGCTACCTTTCTGGGCCTCCAGGCCTCACACCTACTACTTCTGGGTACCCTCTCCCTCATCTTCAGctcctgtcctctgctctcttctggcctggctGATCCAGAGCTGGTCTCAGACCAAAAGCTGGATAAGGTCAGTTTTGTTCGTGGTTTGAGATGTGTTCGAAGCTCTCTATCTGTTGCTAGGTCAGTCTATGGCTCAATGCTCTTAAGAAAAACCTCCCACCTTGGCTTGGCAGGTGCTGTGATGAGAGACTCTAAACTCAGTGGACTTTCTTACTATTTTTGGAGGGGGGGTGTAGTTGGTTGATGATGGTTGGGAAAAGACCATGTTTGAGTATGTATAAATGCCATGGCACTCGTGttgggtcaaaggacaacttctgAGAGCTGGCTCTCTCCTGGTGGAATctggagtttgaactcaggttatcaggtttgtACAGAAAGCCCCTTTACTGCCCAAGTCGTCTCACTGGCCCAAGACCTAAGCTTTTGTGGTAGCTATTTGGTTGCCCCGGGTAGTTAGCAATTGCTGGTGGTTAATGGCGTGCCCCTCAGCTGGGCCAGACTGATATTCCACCAAGGACCTCTTCAACTCTGATGAGCCAGGACTGCTGCAGTTTGTCAACAAACCCCTTCCCTTTTTCCCCCAACCTGTGCAGACAACACAGGCCTGTAGGTGTAGTTTTGGATGTCActttcaaaataaacacacagagacttaatattaattataaatgcttggccaatagctcaggcttattactagctaactcttacattttattttcttattttgttcgtttgttttgtttttttcaagacagggtttctccccaTGTAACaaacctgactgtcctggaattcactctagaccaggctggccttgaactcacagagaccctcttacctctgcctcccaagtgctggggttaaaggcgtgcgccaccaccactctgctagcttttacatattaaattaacccatatttcttattacACTCTACCACGTGACTCGATACCTTCGCTCAGTACAAGTTCAtctcctctgctccctgtctCCTCCTGATTCTGAgactcctcttcttcttctctatgCCCTCTTTTTTTCTATAAGTCCTGCGTAACCTCTACCTGTCCAGTTATTGCCCAGTCAGCGTCTTTACTAACCCAGTCACAGTGACGCATACTCACAGAGTGTAAAGGAATGTCCCATAGATGCCTCTCTAAGaaaatttattagaaaataaaccaCAATACTGTTTGCGTCTTTAGCTGCAGTGTTCTGACTtgactcctctgcctcccaccagcTCTGACAGAGGGACTTGCCACCGCAAGAGGCACCTGCGGGTCTTGGGCTCTTTTGTCCACGCTGTGACAGGGAGTGAACCTAGGGTCTCACGCGTGTCAAGCAAGCACTCTGCAACCCAACTCTAACTGCAGTCtcctctttaaattattttagaattttgtttatttattggggggggggtgttctgcTTGCACGTACGTCTGCACCAACTGTGTGCAAGTCAGAgggtgtgtcagatcccctggggccaGAGGCACAGGTGGGTGTGAGCAGGACAATATGGATATTGGAGAAGGAAcacaggtcctttggaagaacagcaagtgattTTAATTGAtgagccctctctctggcccTTTCCATCCcctttttacattttatcatgAGGCAGAGTCTCCTAAGCTGCCCAGCCAGACTGGCGTTTAGCTCCATCCGTAGCCCAGATAGGCTTCGAACTTAAAATCtccctgcatcagcctcccatgTAGCTAGGATTACAGCAACATTACCACCAGGCCAGGTTTGAATACTGtagttttttgatttgtttttttttgggggggggagtgttgttgttttgtttttgttgttgttgggatttttcgttttgttttttcgagaagggggtttctttgtgtaacagccctggctgtcctggagctgtagaccaggatggccttgaactcacagggatccacctgcctctgcctctggggcctctggagtgctgggattaagggtgtgccaccaccgccctactGAATACTGCAGTTTGTAAGACCCATACATTAATTCCCAAGTAATCACAAGCTTGAGTAAGGCCCCAGGAGAACCCTGTGGGAAATGTGTCCTGGGAAGGCCTAGTCTGAGGCCTCTCTAATCCCTCAAGGGAAAGCTCTCTCGATAGAAAACATGGCCCCAGTGGACTGTGAGCCTGAACAATACCCTCACCTCCACCACCTGTAACTAGATAGGGGTGGCAGGAAAAAGTGGCTTATTCAGAGGACCGATTCCTGGGGCCCAGGACAGTCTGGGAGAAAGGGGGTAATAACTGAAGTCGTTCCAGATGGTGTCCAGCTGTTCCTTAAGGAACCGGATTCGGTCGTCCAGGCTGCGCTGCTGGGATAGGATCCGGGCCTTGGCGGCCAGCAGCACACAATAGGAGCGCAGATGCTCTGCGGGCAGCTCCCGCTCCAACACCTGACGAAGGGCTTGCTCCCGCCGCGCTACGTGCTCTTTCAGCTCCTTAGCGTCCTCCTGCTGTCGCTGTAGAAGCCGCAGTCGCTGCAGCAGCGAAGCCTGGAACCACCGGGAGAGGGCGCAGTGAGCACCGTTGCTCCGGGGATTGTCCGGGCTATAGACCGCAGGCCCTCCTAGCCCAGCTCCttcccccagcctcagcctcttttACCCTCTCATCAGGATCGCTGTCTGAGCCCACCCTGGCCAAGGCGAGGTTCACACGGGCCAGGCGGCtgcccagcagcagcagaagaccAAGCACGCGCTCTAGATCAGTCATGAACTGACGGAATCGCTCCAGCTCCCGGGGTGTACAGGCTTGACTCACTGCAGCCTCCAGGTCTTCGTGACATTGGGTCCAGTCTGCAGCCTTACCCCGCAGTCTCTCCTGCTCAGTGTGAAGATCCTGGAGCATCTTCTGGAGAAGGTGGGCTAGTTCCACCTGGAGGAAGGGCCTAGGTATTCAAGAACTGGGCCAAACCCGGGAGTTTTCCCAGACACTAAGCTCCCCCACCACCCCAGCTTTCCCCACCACTCCCGACTCACTTTCTTGGCCTGAATGCTGTCTGGTTTTGGGAGTCCCTGGTCATTTGACTGGTCAGGCACAGGGTGAGGGTTAGAGTTTTCCAACCTTGATGCTTCCTGGGCAGTCGGCAGTTCCTGGGTGAAGGGGCTTCCACAGGACCTGAGGACAAAGCCAGAGTTCTCTGAGATTGTCTTCCCTAGTCTGCAGACTCAGAATCAGGAGTCCCTAGAGCCTGCCTGTCGCTCACCCTGCCTCCGAAGCTCCAGCGGTCTCCTCTCCTGCGTCctcacaggctggcctcatcGCAGCCAAGACCTCGGCAGCGTTGGCAGGAAAGAGTCCATCCAGCAGACCCAGAGGAGGCTCTGGACCCGGCTGGGCAGCAAAAGTGTCACTCAAAGAAGGATCCAGTCTGGCTAGCTGCTGAACCAGCTCCTCAAAATGCCGACTAGGCCAGGTCGGCttaagtccaggctggccccaggTCAGGGAAGTGTGGTGAGGGAGACCTGAGGTCTCAGAGCCTACAGGTCGCAGGACATCGACTGAGGGATGCTTGAGGGGATTGTTCTTTGTAGCTGTAGAGGGACCAGTGGTCAGCAGTCCAGTAGTGTCAAAGGTTGGGACGTCATTTGTAGTCCCAGGAGGGCTATGGCTTGTGGGTCTGGAGGAACCCTCAGAACCGTTCAGGCCTTGACAATTGTCTTCCGCTCCTGTGATCGCTGGGCCCTTGTGGAAGAGGCTCTCTGCCGAGGCTGTAATCTGGCCAGCTTTTTTGATTAGGTCATTTTCAGACCGCTGGTCAGAGGCGTGGAGATCCCTAGAAGTGAAAGAGCTACTGAATCAGAAAAGGAAGGCTCTGGCCCAGCTGACTTCTCAAGGGCGGCATGCCCCAATCCCCAACACCTGAACATTACCAGAGAGAGTTCCCCGCCCTCTGGCATTTTCTAGATGTTTCTGTGTGAGAAGAGTGTCTCCCTGTGCTTGGGGATTCACCTGGTTGGGAGCCCCTGGGGGGCACTAGGCTCTTGAGGTGATGGTGTCTCAGCTTCTTCCAGGAACACATCGTCATCCGGGAGGGAGGGGTGCGGAGTAGACACCGAGATGGTCTCGGGGACCCCCTGACCAGAGTCAGCTGGGCTACTCTGGAGGACCTCTGCAGGATGCACCACTGCCGCCTCCTTCTGAGtcaagaacctagaggcagggaCCCTGCAAAGACCGTGAAAGAGGGCCTTCCCAGTGCACCATAGAAACAGTAGCACATGCAGTTTGCAAAAGACAGGAGTCTCGAACTGAGGGAGGTAGACTTTCTCATAATGACCAATccgttgtcagcttgactggatttggaatcgcCTAGGAGACCCGCCTGTGGCTGACCACCGTGAGGGGGTTTCCAGAGAGGTGTCACCGAGGAGGGAAGACCCGCCTCgaatgtgggcagtgccatcccatgggctggggttctGGACTGACCAATAAattgggaaaggagaaagagagctgagcaccagcaggAATCTGTTTCCCAAGAAGCCTCGTGCTCCCTGAACCCA from Microtus ochrogaster isolate Prairie Vole_2 chromosome 7, MicOch1.0, whole genome shotgun sequence encodes:
- the Shroom1 gene encoding protein Shroom1, with the translated sequence MEALGTGSGRTSPASATGSLDLRRLSTRADSAYSSFSAASGGPEMHTPSPGTEILPYLDWDYVRVVWGSRSPTPRDAVLPTTQRPEPVVAGHSDPRPPEVQGSQGSLNRQDTPLLYALAAEAEAGALTAEPPSPPASRAAYRQRLQGAQRRVLRETSFQRKELRMSLPGRLRPAITTRPPTVHARSASSSHEVGEAELARTAARELGVPGRGRLASQQRMCCFSEPGKLNRVGWSGGPTGEGLREACSTQELQRGAQAKPKRLLQETQSLSSVELDSPSVNLRSACRPAGRSQSISGEVMGRRTGSERTLATVQAVPQRTETPRPLLQIKFSRVPASRFLTQKEAAVVHPAEVLQSSPADSGQGVPETISVSTPHPSLPDDDVFLEEAETPSPQEPSAPQGLPTRDLHASDQRSENDLIKKAGQITASAESLFHKGPAITGAEDNCQGLNGSEGSSRPTSHSPPGTTNDVPTFDTTGLLTTGPSTATKNNPLKHPSVDVLRPVGSETSGLPHHTSLTWGQPGLKPTWPSRHFEELVQQLARLDPSLSDTFAAQPGPEPPLGLLDGLFPANAAEVLAAMRPACEDAGEETAGASEAGSCGSPFTQELPTAQEASRLENSNPHPVPDQSNDQGLPKPDSIQAKKVELAHLLQKMLQDLHTEQERLRGKAADWTQCHEDLEAAVSQACTPRELERFRQFMTDLERVLGLLLLLGSRLARVNLALARVGSDSDPDERASLLQRLRLLQRQQEDAKELKEHVARREQALRQVLERELPAEHLRSYCVLLAAKARILSQQRSLDDRIRFLKEQLDTIWNDFSYYPLSPRLSWAPGIGPLNKPLFPATPI